The DNA segment CCTGTCCTCGGGCTGTAATATGTATTTTTGGAATACCTTTCCTGTTTCTGAACTTTTGGAAGAAATTTCTACCATTCAGTGACCCAGCCATGTCCCCACCTACACAGAGGGAAAACCAGGAAATGATTTAAATCCCCAAACTAATCAAAATTGGGATCTGATTATGTCACCCAATTTGCCACTCAGACTTAACCCAACTGGAACACCCTAGAATTGCTGCTTAAAGAACGGAAATGCCCTAAAAGTGAATACTAGTCCTCAAAGCATCTTTACAAGTAgatagaagagagaaggaagacataCATTTTCAATCTCTTAAACAGAAGTAAGGATAAACTTGACATGTAGATTTCTTTGGCTTCAGGCTGCTTTAGCTCTGGTGTATGCACAACCTAGCGCTGATTCCTTTTCTGCTCTTGTACATAGTTATAGAGGGCGTTGGGAGCAGAAGCTACCTTGTTAGGGTGACTTCCACCCTGTTCTCCCCTTGAGGGCCTCCCACTGCTCTGGGTGGGATGGAGGGTCAGGTTACTGCATCCTCCCTGGGAATTTTGCCTCTGGCTATTTTCATTCCTGTGGAATTTTTCTCTATTAGCACGGCCTTGCTGGATCCCATAAGGTTGTTGATCCTGGAACCCTTGAtacctttcttcctcctcaagGGTTTGCCTATCCCATTTTTGCTGATAGTTTTGATTCTCTTCATGTGTTTGCCTGTCTTGTCTCTGATGGGTCTGCTCATCTTCGTGGGTTTGCTTCTCTCGTCTCTGATGGGTCTGCTCATCTTCGTGGGTTTGCCTGTCCCGTCTCTGATGGCCTTGTTCCTCTTCATGGTTTTGCCTGGCCTGTATCTTGCATGGAGTTTCCTGACCCTCACAACCGTGTCTGCCCCAGCTTTGGCAGGCCTGCTCTCCTTCTGCCTGGTGGCTCTGCCTCTCTTCATGCCTGGCCTGTGTCTGTCTGTGGCCCTGCTCACCACTACATGATTGCCATTCACCTTCTTTATAACCGTGTGGCACTTCTTGCTTGATTTGTGCTATGAGTTTGTGTTGGTGGTGTTGGTTATCCTCCTCGGGCTCCCATGCCTGGTGGCTGTTCTGCTGCCCTTCCCTAGACTGAAATCTCTGTCCCTGATTTCGAGCCACTTCTTGTCCTTGAGTCTGTTGACTTAGTCTCCCTGAACTTCCTGGTTGCTCAACATACGAGTCTCTGcttatttcttccctcccttgAAGGTAACTATTTTGCCCTATCTTCCCAGTCTCTGACTGACCATGGTGAGAACTCAggccttgtctgtctgtctgaccaTAACAATTACTGTggccttctctgtctgtctggcCAGAACAATAGCCCTGGCATTCTCTATTTGTCTGACCATAATGAGAGCTCAtgccttgtctgtctgtctggccATAATGATAACTCTggcctgctctgtctgtctggcCATAGTGAGAACTCTggccttgtctgtctgtctgaccaCGGCGGGAATTCTggccttgtctgtctgtctggccATAATGATAACTCTggtcttgtctgtctgtctggccATAGTGAGAACTCTggcctgctctgtctgtctggcCATAGTGAGAACTCTggccttgtctgtctgtctgaccaTGGCGGGAATTCTggccttgtctgtctgtctggtcATAGTGGGAATTCTggccttgtctgtctgtctggccATAGTGGGAACTCTGTCCTTGTCTGTCTGACTGGTCATAGTGGGAACTCTggcctgctctgtctgtctggcCATAGTGAGAACTCTggccttgtctgtctgtctgaccaTAGCGGGAATTCTggccttgtctgtctgtctgaccaTAGTGGGAATTCTggtcttgtctgtctgtctggccATAATGAGAACTCTggcctgctctgtctgtctggcCACAGTGAGAACTCTggccttgtctgtctgtctgaccaTGGCGGGAATTCTggccttgtctgtctgtctggtcATAGTGGGAATTCTggccttgtctgtctgtctggccATAGTGGGAACTCTGTCCTTGTCTGTCTGACTGGTCATAGTGGGAACTCTGGCCTTGTCTGTCTATCTGGCCATAGCGGGAATTCTggccttgtctgtctgtctgaccaTAGTGGGAATTCTGGCCTTGTCTGTCTGTTTGGCCATAGCGGGAGCTCTGGCCTTGTCTGTCTGTGTGACCATAGTGGGAATTCTGGCCTTGTCTGACTGTCTGGCCATAGTGGGAACTCTggccttgtctgtctgtctggctaGAGTGGGAACTCTggtcttgtctgtctgtctggctaTATTGAGGCAATTCTTGCCTATCTCTCTGACCATAACCTGATTTCTGATCCAGCCTCCCAGACGGTCCATAATAAAAGCCTGATTCCTGTTGGTTTGTCTGGCCATAACAAGAATTGTGAATTTGTCTCTCACATTGATTTAAGGCAAAGATATATCCTTGTCTTTTAGGCTGGCTACTGCTAGATTTATGACTCCATCTTTGACCATAGTGGGAGTCTGTATCCTGTCTCTCAGACTGACCATAGTGGGAGTCCCTATCCTGTCTCTCAGACTGACCACAATGGGAGTCCATATCCTGTCTCTCAGCCTGACCATAGCAGGAGTCCCTACCCTGTCTCTCAGACTGATCCTGGTGTACATCCTGGTTTTGTCTCTCGGACTGAGTGCAATGGGAGTCCTGCCTTTCTTCCTCATGCCTCTGCCTGTGTTGTCTGCCTGTATTTTCTGGGAACTTATGGTCTTGTGttccctcctgctccccttctTGCTGAGAGATTCTATCTCCACATGACCTATTATTTAGTTTATGATAGCAGGCTTGGGCCAATTGAAACACCAACAAGAGATATTCATGAAAATCAACATGTCCATTTC comes from the Acinonyx jubatus isolate Ajub_Pintada_27869175 chromosome C1, VMU_Ajub_asm_v1.0, whole genome shotgun sequence genome and includes:
- the RPTN gene encoding repetin, translating into MAQLLNSILTVIEVFQKHAKENGNCTSLCKKELKQLLLVEFGDILRRPNDPETVETILSLLDKDRNGHVDFHEYLLLVFQLAQACYHKLNNRSCGDRISQQEGEQEGTQDHKFPENTGRQHRQRHEEERQDSHCTQSERQNQDVHQDQSERQGRDSCYGQAERQDMDSHCGQSERQDRDSHYGQSERQDTDSHYGQRWSHKSSSSQPKRQGYIFALNQCERQIHNSCYGQTNQQESGFYYGPSGRLDQKSGYGQRDRQELPQYSQTDRQDQSSHSSQTDRQGQSSHYGQTVRQGQNSHYGHTDRQGQSSRYGQTDRQGQNSHYGQTDRQGQNSRYGQIDRQGQSSHYDQSDRQGQSSHYGQTDRQGQNSHYDQTDRQGQNSRHGQTDRQGQSSHCGQTDRAGQSSHYGQTDRQDQNSHYGQTDRQGQNSRYGQTDRQGQSSHYGQTDRAGQSSHYDQSDRQGQSSHYGQTDRQGQNSHYDQTDRQGQNSRHGQTDRQGQSSHYGQTDRAGQSSHYGQTDRQDQSYHYGQTDRQGQNSRRGQTDRQGQSSHYGQTDRAGQSYHYGQTDRQGMSSHYGQTNRECQGYCSGQTDREGHSNCYGQTDRQGLSSHHGQSETGKIGQNSYLQGREEISRDSYVEQPGSSGRLSQQTQGQEVARNQGQRFQSREGQQNSHQAWEPEEDNQHHQHKLIAQIKQEVPHGYKEGEWQSCSGEQGHRQTQARHEERQSHQAEGEQACQSWGRHGCEGQETPCKIQARQNHEEEQGHQRRDRQTHEDEQTHQRREKQTHEDEQTHQRQDRQTHEENQNYQQKWDRQTLEEEERYQGFQDQQPYGIQQGRANREKFHRNENSQRQNSQGGCSNLTLHPTQSSGRPSRGEQGGSHPNKVASAPNALYNYVQEQKRNQR